AGGTGGCCTGACTGCCAAATCCTCTGGCCCAGCTGAGTTCCACTTCGAGGTGAGTTCGACGTCAATCTTCAGCTCACTGCACATGGTTTAATTTCTTCCATCTCAATGTCTGGTGGCTGCAGAGCAAGGACACAAGCGTGGATATATGGGTGGACAGTGTGTCGCTGCAACCGTTCACGGAGGGTCAATGGCGAGCTCACCAAGCGGAGAGCATCAGCAAGGTAAGAGCTCAGATCGAGCTTCCGGTGTGCACATTGAAGCTGTTCGAGTGAAAGCTACAATGAAACAAGAAGTTAACTGCGCGCAGGTCCGCAAGAAGACTGTTGCAATCCGAGCCGTGGATGCCAATGGCAACGCCCTGCCCGGTGCATCAGTCTCGATTCAGCAGAAGAGGTCCGGCTTCCCCTTTGGTTGCGCCATCGCCAGCACCATCCTCGAGAACTCGGCATACCAGAGCTGGTTCACCTCCCGCTTCACCGTCACCACTTTCGAGAACGAGATGAAGTGGCCCTCGAACGAGCCGGAGCAGGGCAAGGAGCAGTACGCCGACGCGGACGCCATGCTCGCGTTCGCGAAGCAGCACGGCATCGCCGTCAGAGGCCACAACTTGGTCATGGACGTCCCTGAAGCCGTGCAGAAATGGGTGCAGTCGCTCCCCACGCAGCAACTTCGGGAAGCAGTGAACAAGAGGTTCAACTCCGTGATACCGAGATACCGAGGTCAGGTCATCGCTTGGGACGTCGTCAACGAGAACATCCACAACACCTACTATGAGGACAAGCTCGGCGAGAACGCGTCGTCCATCTTCTACCAGCAGGCGCACCAGCTCGACCCCAACGCGCTCATGTTCCTCAACGACTTCAACACACTGGAGGCGCCCGTAGACGAGAAAGCAACTCCGGAAAAGTACCTCCAGAGGCTGCGGCAGATCCGGTCCTTTGGAAATCTTCCGCGGATGGCGATCGGGCTTGAGAGCCACTTCACCATCCCGGACATATCTTACATGAGATCTGCTCTCGATAAGCTTGCCGGAGCTAATGTTCCCATCTGGCTCACAGAACTGGACGTTGCTAACTCAAACGAGGTACAGTAACTGTTCTGCCATTGACATCATCTCCTTGAGTCCATGATCTGACATCTGAAGTGAACATGCAGTCGAAGTATTTGGAGGACGTTCTGAGGGAGGCATACTCGCATCCAGCCGTGCAGGGGATTGTGATGTGGGGAGCATGGCATCCACAGGGATGCTGGAGAATGTGCTTGACAGACAACAACTTCAAGAACCTGCCGACCGGGGATGTGGTTGACAAGCTGATTTTTGAGTGGAAGTCTGATAACCTGGCTGCAACAACTGATGCTGATGGTCTGTACAGGGTCGAGCTCTTCCATGGCGAGTACAAGATAACAGTAAGCCACCCTTCAAGCAACTCATCATCGGTGCGGAGCTTGACACTGGATTCAGCTACACAGAACAACAATGTACTCACGTTTATGTTCTTAAGCAACTGAATCTGTCAATCACAAAGGCAGATTTCAGTAGGTCTTGTTCTTCTATGGttctctttcttgtttctaaGAAACTGGAGGTCGCCAATGCGTGGTAATGGTTAGAGATTACGAGGGAAAAACCTAAAAAGTTTCCTCCTTTTACTCTCACAGGATTCTTATTGActgaattaaatatttaataatcagTTTTAATCAATTTTTCTTTTCATCTAATGATTGATTCAATGCCATGatcattttgtttctttctttttctttatgatcTTTTTTACGTCTTTATGATCTTTTTTACGCATCCTAAAGAATGACATCTCTAAACAAAATATGATCATCCGCTCATTTTCGATAAACTAAACAATCTCATCATCTTCCTCATTACCaatctttcctttttatttttatttttgataaactAAACAATGAAGTttcatatttttatcttataaatTTTACGTCTAAAATATTAAGATAAAGGATATGATGACTTTGACTCTCACATAAATAGCAGTATGCTCTGAGTCTTCCAATCTTCCTGCATCATAGAGTGCACACAGGACTCTTAGGAATTATGCCTTCGCCCGATCCCAAGAAGTCCCGATCTCCTCAGGACTTCCTCCGTCGCACAACTATAAGAGGAAGGAGATCATAGCCTTGAAAACCCACGGAGGAACCTAGATTCCAAAGAAAGCCAGAAGCTAACCAGCCCTAGGCAGCACCTTTTAGCAGAGATGGAGAAGATAAGAATGAGAGAGGAGTTTAGCAGCTGTCGAAGTTCCAACCGATCACCAAACCAACTAGAGATTGTGTCTATCGTACCTAAAGTTTTAAGGTAGTAAATGGGATTTGATCTTATATTTATCCTTAACGCGGACCAATTAACTTTGAAAAGATCAATAGCGGTTGTGTTTATCAAAAGCAGATCAGAtgtttatcaaaatccaagaatttGGTTGAAACTTTTCGAATTCAGCTGTGAACGATTGAAAGTTGTGTTCGTAAACGTTTGAAATTTTATGAACAGGCAGGAATTCTGAGATGATAATTCAAATAATAGTTTATAAGGAGACATAAAT
The window above is part of the Musa acuminata AAA Group cultivar baxijiao chromosome BXJ1-1, Cavendish_Baxijiao_AAA, whole genome shotgun sequence genome. Proteins encoded here:
- the LOC103989613 gene encoding endo-1,4-beta-xylanase 5-like → MKASLLKFFLLFSCAAIFTGDLVTSISYDYTASIECLAEPQRAQYGGGIVRNPEFNDGSKGWSVFGFGQIVERTSDTGNRFLATDRRNLSHQSMSQKVYLERGMLYTFSAWLQVDQGNTTITAIFETAKDGLVPIGAVEARSGCWSMLKGGLTAKSSGPAEFHFESKDTSVDIWVDSVSLQPFTEGQWRAHQAESISKVRKKTVAIRAVDANGNALPGASVSIQQKRSGFPFGCAIASTILENSAYQSWFTSRFTVTTFENEMKWPSNEPEQGKEQYADADAMLAFAKQHGIAVRGHNLVMDVPEAVQKWVQSLPTQQLREAVNKRFNSVIPRYRGQVIAWDVVNENIHNTYYEDKLGENASSIFYQQAHQLDPNALMFLNDFNTLEAPVDEKATPEKYLQRLRQIRSFGNLPRMAIGLESHFTIPDISYMRSALDKLAGANVPIWLTELDVANSNESKYLEDVLREAYSHPAVQGIVMWGAWHPQGCWRMCLTDNNFKNLPTGDVVDKLIFEWKSDNLAATTDADGLYRVELFHGEYKITVSHPSSNSSSVRSLTLDSATQNNNVLTFMFLSN